The region CTGTGCCCGGTCTCCAAGCTCGCCGATCTGAAACCGCTGCTGAGCGACGACGAGGGCCTGCGGCTGGGCCTGATCGGCGACACCGGCGTGGACGGTCTGCTGGCCGCGTTCACCGAGTTGGAGGACGACGACCGGGTGATCCTGGAGGCCGTCGAGATCCGCCATCCGGGCGAGCGCCTGGAGGAGCTGGAAGCGAAGCTGCCGTACGGCGTCGAGGCCTACATCGAGATCTCCCCGGCCGACATGCGATCCCTGCTTCCCACCCTCACCGGCCGTGAGTCGCTGTACGCCAAGCTGCGCACCGGCGGGCTGACCGCCGAGGCGTTCCCGACGCCGCTGGCCGTGGCCGAGTTCCTGGTGGGCTGCGCGGACCTGGAAGTCGGCGTGAAGTGCACGGCCGGCCTGCACCACGCGGTGCGGCACACCGACGCCGAGACCGGGTTCACGCACCACGGCTTCCTCAACGTGCTGCTGGCCGCCGAGCGCGCGAGCGACGGCGCGGAGATCGAGGACGTGGCGGCCGTCCTGGCCGTGACGGACGGCGCCGAACTGGCCGAACGTGTCAAAGCTCTGACGGTCGAGGCCACGGCCCGGACCCGCGATCTGTTCCACGGCTTCGGGTCCTGTAGTTTCCAGGAGCCGATCGACGATCTGGCGGGCCTGGGCCTGCTGCCGGATCTGCCGACCGGCTGAAGGCCGCACCGCCCCAAGGCGCCGACGGCCCCGTGCCACCGAACGAAGGACGGTTATGACACAGCCCACCTGGGTCCCGCTCCCGCCCCAGACCGACTTCCCGGTCGAGAACCTGCCCTACGGCGTCGCGACCCACGGTGAGCGGCCGGCGCACGTGGTCACCCGGATCGGCGACTTCGTCGTCAGCCTCGGCGCGCTGGCGGCGAACGGCCTGCTGGACGGCACGATCGAGGACCCGGCGGCGTACTTCGGGATCGGCACGCTGAACCCGTTCATGGCCCTGGGGGCGCCGGCGTGGGCGGCGGTGCGGGCCCGGCTCACCGAGCTGTTCACCGACCCCGAGCGCCGCAAGGCCGTCGAGCCGCTGCTGGTGCCGCTGGCCGACGCGGTGCTGTACCTGCCGTTCCAGGTCGCGGACTACGTCGACTTCTACTCCTCCGAGGACCACGCCACCAACCTCGGCCGCATCTTCAGGCCGGACGCCGAGGCCCTGCTGCCGAACTGGAAGCACCTGCCGATCGGCTACCACGGCCGCTCCGGCACGATCGTGCCCTCCGGCACCCCGATCGTGCGGCCGACGGGCCAGCGCAAGGCCCCCACCGACGAGGAGCCGCGCTTCGGGCCCAGCGTGCGCCTGGACATCGAGGCCGAGGTGGGCTTCGTGGTCGGGACGCCCTCGCCGCTGGGCGGCGGGGTGCGCGTGGAGGAGTTCCAGGACCACGTCTTCGGCGTGGTGCTGGTCAACGACTGGTCCGCGCGCGACATCCAGGCCTGGGAGTACGTGCCGCTGGGCCCGTTCCTCGGCAAGTCGTTCGCGACCTCGATCTCCCCCTGGGTGGTGCCGCTGGCCGCGCTGCAGGACGCGCGCGTCGCGCCGCCGTACCAGGACCCGGTCCCGCTGCCGTACCTGCAGGGCGAGACCTGGGGCTACAACATCCACCTGGAGGTCAAGCTGAACGGGAACACGGTCTCCACGCCGCCGTTCGCGGGCCTGTACTGGACCCCGGCGCAGCAGCTGGCGCACATGACGGTGAACGGCGCGAGCCTGCGCACCGGCGACTTCTACGCCTCCGGCACCGTCTCCGGGCCGCTGCCCGAGCAGCGCGGCT is a window of Catenulispora sp. MAP5-51 DNA encoding:
- the fahA gene encoding fumarylacetoacetase is translated as MTQPTWVPLPPQTDFPVENLPYGVATHGERPAHVVTRIGDFVVSLGALAANGLLDGTIEDPAAYFGIGTLNPFMALGAPAWAAVRARLTELFTDPERRKAVEPLLVPLADAVLYLPFQVADYVDFYSSEDHATNLGRIFRPDAEALLPNWKHLPIGYHGRSGTIVPSGTPIVRPTGQRKAPTDEEPRFGPSVRLDIEAEVGFVVGTPSPLGGGVRVEEFQDHVFGVVLVNDWSARDIQAWEYVPLGPFLGKSFATSISPWVVPLAALQDARVAPPYQDPVPLPYLQGETWGYNIHLEVKLNGNTVSTPPFAGLYWTPAQQLAHMTVNGASLRTGDFYASGTVSGPLPEQRGSFIELTWNGTEPLALADGSTRTFLVDGDTVAIGGVAPGPNGARIGFGEVVGTIQSAVRQPEL